One window from the genome of Kluyveromyces marxianus DMKU3-1042 DNA, complete genome, chromosome 3 encodes:
- the EXO5 gene encoding Exo5p — MTILRLFRLYSVKRNTHLIATNLEPIKFNQDDKDAIQSILKLVPLNRETVKNNVVRSKSNREYIDRKISTVKSLFPSEPGSELLSMKPPDHLKNPFFDVYSKSTYDADGKVLVEGTDRLSVTKLLTKRWCELNQMYDIYSRKPIFEHIQLKIGKQEHEKLETAIHGIAPDVKVFMDTYEWELANDELHELADAWFQCINRLLTLFSNGEAREILCHGYLDSRTCKLIDGCAKDDKDILVSGVIDHIILFHVDSGKPKSLDPNLRESNNNDMYEILESLTKTVQRTTDLQIAVSDVKTRPTATVPRYASVVNASKLQVMYYRNFLETLGKDSKVTFDRLLINAERRGISVDEPINISNLIYFMEIDPSIRPDLEKIMNGEAIGFEPYDDSYLYTTENASNETSIYDLSQYSDLTIDETTLQRYGVFYQKWARPPTLRYLAARLAQLYQLVAQLLSDRLMIEYYKGSYNFHTERFKYDPEFLNQQCYNSARFWFGKRPVEPIPPTNHNLATHCKYCDYHDVCSWRANGINSFKQLGNDLQEISKV; from the coding sequence ATGACGATATTGCGATTGTTTAGGTTGTATTCTGTGAAACGAAATACACATCTGATTGCAACTAACCTAGAGCCAATTAAATTCAATCAAGATGACAAAGACGCAATACAGTCAATATTGAAGTTGGTTCCTCTGAACCGCGAAACAGTGAAAAATAATGTTGTTCGCTCCAAGAGTAATCGAGAGTATATAGATCGAAAGATAAGCACCGTCAAAAGTTTGTTCCCAAGCGAGCCCGGGTCGGAACTATTATCAATGAAGCCACCAGACCATCTAAAGAATCCCTTTTTTGACGTGTACTCAAAGTCAACTTATGATGCGGATGGTAAGGTCCTTGTAGAAGGAACGGATAGGCTATCCGTTACCAAACTATTGACGAAGAGATGGTGTGAGTTGAATCAAATGTATGATATATACTCAAGAAAGCCCATATTCGAACATATTCAGCTCAAAATTGGGAAACAAGAACACGAAAAGCTCGAAACCGCTATTCATGGAATAGCACCGGATGTTAAAGTTTTCATGGATACTTATGAATGGGAATTAGCTAATGACGAGCTCCACGAACTAGCGGATGCTTGGTTTCAGTGTATAAACAGGTTGCTTACATTGTTTAGCAACGGAGAAGCTCGAGAAATCCTTTGTCACGGATACTTAGACTCTCGAACATGCAAACTAATAGATGGTTGTGCTAAAGATGATAAAGACATACTTGTAAGCGGTGTAATCGACCATATTATACTGTTTCATGTAGACAGTGGAAAGCCAAAATCACTGGATCCAAATCTAAGAGAGTCGAACAACAATGATATGTATGAGATCCTAGAGTCTTTAACAAAAACTGTTCAGCGGACTACTGATCTTCAAATCGCTGTCAGCGATGTGAAAACTCGGCCTACTGCTACAGTACCTCGATATGCTTCTGTAGTAAATGCGTCAAAACTTCAGGTCATGTATTACAGGAATTTCTTGGAGACACTTGGCAAGGATTCTAAAGTAACATTCGACAGGCTATTAATCAATGCagagagaagaggaatAAGTGTAGACGAGCCAATAAAcatttcaaatttgatCTATTTCATGGAGATTGACCCCAGCATTAGACCTGATCtagaaaaaataatgaacGGAGAGGCAATCGGGTTTGAACCATACGATGACTCCTACCTCTATACTACAGAGAACGCAAGTAACGAAACATCCATATATGATCTATCCCAGTACTCGGACCTAACAATTGATGAAACCACACTACAGAGATACGGTGTATTCTATCAAAAATGGGCTAGACCACCAACGTTACGGTATTTGGCAGCCAGACTAGCTCAATTGTATCAGCTAGTAGCACAACTATTATCAGATCGTCTTATGATAGAATACTACAAAGGAAGCTACAACTTCCACACTGAACGTTTCAAATATGATCCTGAGTTTCTCAACCAACAGTGCTACAATAGTGCGCGATTTTGGTTCGGGAAGCGTCCCGTAGAACcaataccaccaacaaaCCACAATCTAGCTACACATTGTAAGTATTGCGACTACCATGATGTATGCAGTTGGAGGGCAAATGGCATAAATTCTTTTAAACAACTTGGTAATGATTTACAAGAAATTAGCAAGGTTTGA